In one Tripterygium wilfordii isolate XIE 37 chromosome 22, ASM1340144v1, whole genome shotgun sequence genomic region, the following are encoded:
- the LOC119991294 gene encoding germin-like protein 9-3, with product MASRKFFLLLLASFAIVQMAKGGDADITSDFLAPPNATIDGNFFTYTGMRVLVNAKPPTIFTVLKASMAEFPALNGQSVSYAALQFPAGAINPPHTHPRSAELLFVVRGSLQVGFIDTTNKLYTQTLQSGDMFVFPKGLVHFQYNADPQKYALAISAFGSASAGTVSLPATLFLTNIDDNILAMSFKTDVKTIQALKAGLSLPKP from the coding sequence ATGGCCTCAAGAAAGTTTTTCCTACTGCTTTTAGCTTCATTTGCCATTGTACAAATGGCCAAAGGTGGAGATGCAGACATCACCTCTGATTTCTTGGCACCGCCAAATGCAACTATTGATGGGAATTTCTTCACATACACCGGCATGCGCGTCCTTGTTAATGCAAAACCTCCTACAATTTTTACGGTGCTGAAAGCAAGTATGGCTGAATTTCCAGCTCTTAATGGGCAGAGTGTATCCTATGCGGCTCTTCAATTTCCAGCCGGTGCCATAAACCCACCGCACACTCATCCTCGTTCAGCTGAGTTGCTTTTTGTCGTACGAGGTTCTCTTCAAGTGGGATTTATCGACACAACAAACAAGCTCTACACCCAGACACTACAATCTGGTGACATGTTTGTATTTCCAAAGGGATTGGTTCACTTCCAGTACAATGCTGATCCACAAAAATATGCTCTAGCGATTTCTGCCTTTGGGAGTGCAAGTGCGGGGACTGTCTCACTTCCTGCCACCCTATTCCTCACCAATATCGATGACAATATCCTAGCCATGTCTTTCAAAACTGATGTTAAAACTATTCAAGCTCTCAAGGCTGGTCTTTCTCTTCCCAAGCCCTAG
- the LOC119991296 gene encoding uncharacterized protein LOC119991296, protein MSRRAKWSWTSAFVGAASALAATTLLNARPKDPTFHLISIKLTSFNLKLPVVEAELILTVHVTNPNIVPIEYSSTNMSIFYEGSLLGSAEVKAGSQNPRSCEVLHLPARLDGRELAHHASRFFADVAKREMVLESKVDIMGKARMWWWDHGFKVHVDSHLTVDPVFLDVIDQENISQLELLLN, encoded by the coding sequence ATGAGTAGAAGGGCAAAATGGAGCTGGACCTCCGCCTTCGTCGGAGCGGCGTCGGCTCTGGCAGCGACCACCCTCCTCAACGCGAGGCCAAAGGACCCCACTTTCCATCTGATCTCAATCAAACTCACCTCCTTCAACCTCAAACTCCCCGTCGTCGAAGCGGAGCTCATTCTGACCGTACACGTGACCAACCCCAATATCGTCCCCATCGAATACTCCTCCACCAACATGTCCATCTTCTACGAAGGCTCCCTCCTCGGCTCCGCTGAGGTCAAGGCCGGCTCCCAGAACCCTCGTTCTTGCGAGGTGCTTCACCTCCCGGCTCGGCTCGACGGCCGCGAACTGGCTCATCACGCCTCGCGGTTTTTTGCTGACGTGGCTAAGAGGGAGATGGTGCTTGAATCTAAGGTGGATATTATGGGTAAGGCCAGGATGTGGTGGTGGGACCACGGGTTTAAGGTCCACGTGGACAGTCATCTGACTGTTGATCCAGTGTTTCTTGATGTGATTGATCAGGAAAATATTTCGCAATTGGAGCttttacttaattaa
- the LOC119991549 gene encoding protein FANTASTIC FOUR 3-like, whose translation MAACGSIQHMFENPSSPDNPKSYSSWNQIKPIEQASFTEIFGELHFKEKSNSSSYSSSFHMPSFIDSQLTNRCSSYNNLQLACLTLASLYRLNFNDNMINSSSQTNFISVLHLLASMAISFIQFNNNKTLSLEAFSSTQKTQYNHKKSENFSSMNHESLQLCTEGLGFESSDDVEDMINGHQEQQEEKAMRTTKKSKAENLSGELKRSRTSKAAFPPPISCIGESGKPWVCFKSYREDGRFVLKEMRIPTPEFFHACREDGRLKLQFVQPNSEIIEEEEEEEEEEEDIDDEGHSFIED comes from the exons ATGGCTGCCTGTGGAAGCATCCAACACATGTTTGAAAACCCTTCATCTCCAGATAACCCAAAATCCTACTCCTCATGGAACCAAATCAAACCGATAGAGCAGGCTTCCTTCACTGAAATCTTCGGTGAACTTCATTTCAAAGAGAAGTCTAACTCTTCTTCCTATTCATCCTCCTTTCACATGCCATCTTTTATTGACTCCCAACTCACGAACAGGTGTTCATCATATAACAATCTGCAACTTGCATGTCTCAC CTTAGCTAGCCTGTATAGACTTAACTTTAATGACAATATGATCAATTCATCTTCTCAAACAAACTTTATCTCTGTTCTTCACTTGCTTGCTTCAATGGCAATTTCGTTCATACAATTCAACAACAACAAGACCTTATCTTTGGAGGCTTTTTCAAGCACCCAAAAGACCCAATACAATCACAAGAAAAGTGAGAATTTTTCATCCATGAATCATGAGAGTCTGCAGCTATGCACTGAAGGGCTTGGGTTTGAAAGCTCTGATGATGTAGAGGACATGATTAATGGACACCAGGAACAACAAGAAGAGAAAGCCATGAGAACTACTAAGAAATCAAAAGCAGAGAATCTAAGTGGAGAGTTGAAGAGGTCAAGGACAAGTAAAGCAGCATTTCCTCCTCCAATTTCTTGTATTGGAGAGAGTGGGAAGCCTTGGGTTTGCTTCAAGTCTTACAGGGAAGATGGCAGGTTTGTTCTGAAGGAGATGAGGATTCCAACTCCCGAGTTCTTTCATGCTTGTAGAGAAGATGGACGCCTGAAGCTGCAATTTGTTCAGCCAAACAGTGAAattatagaagaagaagaagaagaagaagaagaagaagaagacattgATGATGAAGGCCACAGCTTCATAGAAGATTaa